In Rana temporaria chromosome 3, aRanTem1.1, whole genome shotgun sequence, a single window of DNA contains:
- the LOC120930275 gene encoding uncharacterized protein LOC120930275: MAARRERSVLCNEQIISLVRERPALYDTSHAAYKERGTRDTAWREVACVCFHNWESLSAAEQSKNMKYLQRRWRILKDGYQRFILQQRKARRGSGAKRTFVYAHGRELEFLRPALECRETQASWEDSPLDSDEEEEEDDDEYLEEPLGESGSTSRSVAPMAEEGDEPGPSRAYAPARKATRGSSRSAELIDELFKLMEKLSRKIDESKDEDVAFTKLITSIVREVPPERKPAAHMALLKVAQSFVDGTYPCYQPPLYTLY, from the exons ATGGCGGCTAGAAGGGAGAGATCTGTGCTGTGCAATGAGCAGATTATCAGTCTTGTCAGGGAACGTCCTGCACTCTATGACACCTCACACGCGGCGTATAAAGAGCGCGGCACGCGAGACACAGCATGGCGGGAAGTTGCCTGCGTTTGTTTTCACAATTGGGAATCTTTATCGGCTGCAGAGCAGTCCAAAAATA tgaaatATTTGCAAAGAAGATGGAGGATTCTCAAAGATGGTTATCAAAGATTTATTCTCCAACAGCGAAAGGCCAGGAGGGGTTCTGGAGCAAAGAGAACGTTCGTATACGCCCATGGGCGGGAGCTTGAGTTTTTGAGGCCGGCCTTGGAATGCAGAGA AACACAAGCTAGCTGGGAAGACAGCCCACTGGAttctgatgaggaggaggaggaggatgatgatgagtaTTTGGAAGAGCCGTTGGGGGAAAGTGGGTCAACCTCAAGGTCTGTTGCCCCGATGGCAGAAGAGGGCGATGAACCCGGGCCTAGCCGCGCCTACGCGCCTGCAAGAAAAGCTACAAGAGGGAGTAGTAGGAGCGCTGAACTGATTGACGAACTTTTCAAACTCATGGAGAAGCTGTCCCGCAAAATAGACGAGAGCAAAGATGAGGATGTAGCATTTACCAAATTGATCACGAGTATTGTCAGGGAAGTCCCTCCAGAGAGGAAACCTGCTGCGCATATGGCTTTGCTGAAAGTTGCTCAGTCCTTTGTGGACGGCACCTACCCCTGTTACCAACCACCTCTATATACTCTGTACTGA